The Sphingobium aromaticiconvertens genome has a segment encoding these proteins:
- a CDS encoding DUF6527 family protein yields the protein MSAASSILRNVAGGGLMFWCPGCDGAHRVMVGDGPGPRWGYNGNPEKPTFTPSILVTYNGADADRGDGIPSVCHSFVTDGRIQFLGDCSHALAGLMVDIPDWDRA from the coding sequence ATGAGCGCCGCCTCCTCCATCCTTCGCAACGTCGCGGGCGGCGGGCTGATGTTCTGGTGTCCTGGCTGCGATGGCGCGCACAGGGTCATGGTCGGTGACGGGCCGGGGCCGCGCTGGGGCTACAACGGCAACCCTGAAAAGCCGACTTTCACACCATCAATCCTTGTCACATACAATGGCGCGGATGCTGATCGCGGTGACGGCATTCCGTCTGTTTGCCATTCCTTCGTTACCGATGGCCGCATCCAGTTCCTTGGCGATTGCTCGCACGCGCTCGCGGGGCTGATGGTCGATATCCCCGATTGGGATAGGGCATGA
- a CDS encoding glycoside hydrolase family 108 protein — MTIEAMIEATIGKEGGYVDHPADRGGPTRWGITEAVARANGYKGDMRDLPRATAVAIYRQEYAIKPGFAAVAEIFPRIGEELFDTGVNMGPARPAIWLQEWLNALNQGGKLWPDLKEDGAIGPATLAALRSYKALRGAEGEARLLAGLNGDQAVRYKQIARANPSQEAFVYGWLGRAA; from the coding sequence ATGACCATCGAAGCCATGATCGAGGCGACAATCGGCAAGGAAGGTGGCTATGTCGACCATCCCGCCGACAGGGGCGGGCCGACCCGCTGGGGAATCACGGAGGCGGTTGCCCGCGCCAATGGATATAAGGGCGATATGCGCGATCTCCCGCGCGCCACCGCCGTTGCGATCTATCGGCAGGAATATGCGATCAAGCCCGGCTTCGCTGCCGTCGCAGAGATATTCCCGCGCATTGGCGAGGAACTGTTCGACACGGGCGTCAACATGGGGCCAGCGCGACCGGCGATATGGCTTCAGGAATGGCTCAACGCTCTCAATCAGGGCGGCAAGCTATGGCCGGACCTGAAGGAAGACGGCGCGATAGGCCCCGCCACGCTGGCGGCGCTACGGTCCTACAAGGCATTGCGTGGGGCAGAAGGAGAGGCCCGGCTTCTCGCAGGACTGAATGGCGACCAGGCGGTGCGCTACAAGCAGATCGCGCGGGCAAACCCCAGCCAAGAGGCCTTCGTTTATGGCTGGCTGGGCCGGGCGGCATGA
- a CDS encoding tail fiber assembly protein: MRVWFDEDGFLLFAMAGGMEVESPAWSAMATVSDDTNVNTLFLDNGQVIERQPIEIASDRNIIALDQGQSATFDGLPDPAWISVNGERQRVTGGVFNYASPAAEAVRIELVGPHTSNAVVLTFAVASALLDLVRVERDRRLTACDWTQVPDNSLTSEQQGQWRLYRQALRDLPGDQPDATLETAIWPQEP, translated from the coding sequence ATGAGGGTTTGGTTTGATGAAGATGGGTTTTTGCTGTTCGCAATGGCTGGAGGCATGGAGGTAGAGAGTCCGGCCTGGAGCGCTATGGCTACGGTCAGTGACGACACCAACGTCAACACCCTCTTCCTCGACAACGGGCAAGTCATTGAGCGCCAGCCCATCGAGATCGCCAGTGATCGCAACATCATTGCGTTGGACCAGGGGCAAAGCGCCACCTTCGACGGCCTGCCCGATCCAGCATGGATCAGTGTCAACGGGGAGCGGCAGCGTGTCACGGGTGGCGTCTTTAACTACGCATCGCCAGCTGCGGAGGCGGTCAGGATTGAGCTGGTAGGCCCGCACACCAGCAATGCCGTTGTTCTGACATTTGCAGTCGCCAGCGCTTTGCTCGACCTTGTGCGCGTCGAGCGTGACCGCCGCCTTACTGCCTGCGATTGGACGCAAGTTCCTGACAACAGCCTGACCAGCGAACAGCAGGGGCAATGGCGCCTCTATAGGCAGGCCTTGCGCGACCTGCCGGGCGATCAGCCAGACGCCACCCTTGAAACAGCCATTTGGCCGCAGGAGCCTTAA
- a CDS encoding DUF6950 family protein: MSDLIRRADATRKTLAKYRRRAFDWRGRSTCIHLARYHLRNMGHTPPPVPDFRSALGARRALDRLGFADLAALFDSMLPRIAPAAMLVGDLAVLQGDEGFDSIVVSAGGKLLGYHADDGSGIKPLMALEMPVGAWRL, translated from the coding sequence ATGTCTGATCTGATCCGTCGGGCTGACGCCACGCGCAAGACGCTGGCGAAGTACCGCCGCCGCGCGTTCGATTGGCGTGGGCGATCGACCTGCATTCACCTCGCGCGCTATCATCTGCGCAACATGGGCCACACCCCGCCGCCAGTGCCTGACTTCCGATCCGCCCTGGGCGCCCGCCGCGCTTTGGACCGCCTGGGCTTTGCCGACCTGGCCGCGCTGTTCGACAGCATGCTTCCGCGTATCGCGCCTGCGGCAATGCTGGTGGGCGACCTCGCTGTCCTCCAGGGCGACGAAGGATTTGATTCCATCGTCGTGTCCGCCGGTGGCAAGCTGCTTGGCTATCATGCCGATGACGGGTCGGGGATCAAGCCATTGATGGCGCTTGAAATGCCGGTCGGCGCCTGGCGCCTTTAA
- a CDS encoding DUF7697 family protein: protein MGGPFALDFSAVLAVGGAQNADMKLLSDLLPQIEGLILTTFDKEDGIAET, encoded by the coding sequence ATGGGCGGGCCTTTCGCGCTGGATTTCTCGGCCGTCCTCGCCGTCGGCGGCGCACAGAATGCCGACATGAAGCTGCTTTCCGATCTGCTTCCGCAAATCGAAGGCTTGATCCTGACCACATTCGACAAGGAGGATGGTATTGCCGAAACCTAG
- a CDS encoding phage tail tube protein gives MGYGQGINAVCHGVVETTYGVSPATGFRKLPFVSHSLGEERPLIEDDQLGFGREGLDPSYDVATNDGDIVVPVDQAAIGFWLRAMFGAPVTTGAGPYTHVFQSGASALPSLSLEIGSPDVPSFSTHYGAVANQMRIALARSGMLNATISLMAQGETAEEAASAAGTPSALTGPRFAQATGSIMRGGVALGSIVSADLAISNGLDKVEVIREDGRIDGVVPGVLAATLTLRTRFNTLALFNDATNKTPIALEVGWVAGGTSLKFALPRVFLPRPKKPIEGPRGIMAEFTAQASGAGGHKVTATLVNTTAIYGA, from the coding sequence TTGGGATATGGACAGGGTATCAACGCCGTTTGCCACGGCGTGGTGGAAACGACCTATGGCGTTTCGCCAGCGACCGGCTTTCGCAAACTGCCGTTCGTCAGCCATTCGCTGGGTGAAGAGCGCCCGCTGATAGAAGATGATCAGCTGGGCTTCGGGCGCGAAGGCCTCGACCCCTCCTATGACGTGGCGACCAACGATGGCGATATCGTCGTGCCCGTCGATCAGGCCGCGATCGGTTTTTGGTTGCGGGCAATGTTTGGCGCGCCGGTTACGACCGGGGCAGGTCCTTACACACACGTCTTTCAGTCAGGCGCATCGGCATTGCCGTCCCTGTCGCTCGAAATCGGCAGTCCCGACGTCCCATCCTTCTCCACCCATTATGGCGCCGTCGCTAACCAGATGCGGATCGCTCTCGCGCGCAGCGGCATGCTGAACGCGACGATCAGCTTGATGGCACAGGGCGAAACCGCCGAGGAAGCCGCCAGCGCAGCAGGCACGCCGTCGGCGCTTACCGGGCCGCGCTTCGCCCAGGCCACGGGGTCGATCATGCGCGGCGGCGTGGCGCTCGGCAGCATCGTGTCGGCGGATCTGGCGATCAGCAATGGCCTGGATAAGGTCGAGGTCATCCGAGAGGACGGCCGCATCGATGGCGTGGTGCCCGGCGTGCTGGCGGCCACACTGACCTTGCGGACGCGGTTTAACACGCTCGCGCTCTTCAACGATGCCACCAACAAGACGCCGATCGCGCTGGAAGTCGGTTGGGTTGCTGGCGGAACGAGCCTGAAATTTGCGCTCCCCCGCGTGTTCCTGCCCCGTCCCAAGAAGCCAATCGAGGGGCCGCGCGGAATCATGGCCGAGTTCACCGCGCAGGCATCCGGCGCTGGTGGGCACAAAGTCACCGCCACGCTGGTCAACACGACCGCCATCTATGGAGCATGA
- a CDS encoding DUF6441 family protein — translation MVLRRCAADVVRVNVAFPSIDSQLKDIELTIAQVATGSMQDAVDGLKGELRGQIIEAGMGQRLANTWRGDVYPKAFGKVSMNPAGYVRSLAPLIVDAFTRGATIKPINGSKYIWIPTKNVPRRRRAGTYRSNMSRRSGGGAAMSPEECELHFNTEFFVRPGRQGSLLAFMDLTAGLNIRRAALRRDTAGRRKQGRKAKPVLMFTLRKTVTLRRLFDVEGPANRWGAKVPALFEARWR, via the coding sequence ATGGTCCTGCGGCGCTGTGCCGCTGACGTCGTGAGGGTCAACGTCGCCTTTCCGTCGATCGATAGTCAGTTGAAAGACATCGAATTGACGATCGCGCAGGTGGCGACCGGATCGATGCAGGATGCTGTCGACGGCCTTAAAGGCGAATTGCGCGGCCAGATTATCGAGGCAGGCATGGGCCAACGCCTGGCGAACACCTGGCGCGGCGATGTCTATCCAAAGGCCTTCGGCAAGGTCAGCATGAACCCGGCCGGATATGTCCGCTCCCTCGCACCGCTGATCGTGGACGCATTCACGCGCGGCGCCACCATCAAGCCGATCAATGGATCAAAATATATCTGGATACCGACAAAGAATGTGCCGCGCCGACGCCGTGCAGGCACCTATCGTTCCAATATGAGCCGCCGTTCAGGTGGCGGCGCTGCGATGTCGCCGGAAGAATGCGAATTGCACTTCAACACCGAGTTTTTCGTTCGTCCTGGGCGTCAGGGTTCGCTGCTCGCGTTCATGGACCTGACGGCTGGCCTCAATATCCGTCGCGCTGCTTTACGCCGGGATACGGCGGGCCGTCGCAAGCAGGGCCGGAAGGCAAAACCCGTCCTGATGTTCACGCTGCGCAAGACCGTCACGCTACGCCGCCTGTTCGACGTAGAAGGCCCGGCCAATCGCTGGGGGGCAAAGGTGCCCGCGCTGTTCGAAGCGCGCTGGAGGTAA
- a CDS encoding head-tail joining protein, which yields MSDPFAAALDAQFHAPGSAAADHDRDSTITPIRVILSRPDQIDGYGQGQIVSGTVMIDIRRSDVPAPAPDDVVHVGVRDNDGILTISDSYMLTDEPISDVEAMTWSCGAVPLTS from the coding sequence ATGTCTGATCCGTTCGCCGCAGCCCTCGATGCGCAGTTCCATGCACCGGGGTCTGCGGCAGCGGATCATGACCGCGACAGCACCATTACGCCGATCCGAGTTATTCTCAGCCGCCCCGACCAGATCGACGGTTATGGCCAAGGCCAAATCGTCAGCGGCACGGTGATGATTGACATCCGACGTTCGGATGTTCCCGCGCCTGCGCCGGACGATGTTGTTCACGTCGGCGTTCGCGACAACGACGGCATTCTGACAATCAGCGATAGCTACATGCTGACCGATGAGCCGATATCCGACGTGGAGGCTATGACATGGTCCTGCGGCGCTGTGCCGCTGACGTCGTGA
- a CDS encoding DUF2190 family protein has protein sequence MKNYQQLGDNFQAPAPYAVASGGAALVGAVVAFASVAAAIGEEIAWVRVGVFNPVPKAASQAWIAWTTKIYWDNIARVFTSTSAGNTLCGVAASNVGAGAGETVGAVLLTGQIA, from the coding sequence ATGAAGAACTATCAGCAGCTTGGGGACAACTTCCAGGCCCCCGCCCCTTATGCCGTCGCCAGCGGCGGCGCCGCTCTTGTCGGCGCCGTTGTCGCCTTCGCATCCGTCGCCGCAGCGATCGGCGAGGAAATCGCTTGGGTGCGCGTCGGCGTGTTCAACCCCGTGCCCAAGGCCGCCAGTCAGGCATGGATCGCATGGACCACGAAAATCTATTGGGACAATATCGCTCGCGTTTTCACCTCGACCTCTGCGGGCAACACGCTTTGCGGCGTCGCGGCATCCAACGTCGGTGCCGGTGCGGGCGAAACGGTCGGCGCTGTCCTGCTCACCGGTCAGATCGCCTGA
- a CDS encoding prohead protease/major capsid protein fusion protein — MKKPEPAPQDTAEAEARTAAHLTVDGKAPSRRRPRNAPPIDDATGIMTRAAAAPADPEERRQPQAGGRGTRDLTVRSESYNASSRSVEAILSAGSPVRRYYFTEELEISAEAIDLGRVSQGVCPLLDTHNQYEVDAVIGRVSNVRIEGDQLIGTLTFSDSERGREIEQRVANGELRAISIGYHVKRWQITSTDENEHETWRAVAWELLEASLVPVPADPNAVVRSNPGNSHGNSHGNSQEEDDMRRNLAGGAAAAAPAVTTPAPAPAAAPAAERVAPEATPPAAAPAPVADQRAASIPASRILDLCARSEDLGSTFAAELIRVNETTPLTEADLQSRMTDRLIEARARPTSDVRAGRSGTESDGYRLAVEDALLLAANPGLRAADFGIDDQRAEAAREFRGLTLMEMSRDYCQRTGIRVTGMGRMELAGAALGMRGGALTTSDFAFALGNAANRRVRRAFEAAPQSFRPFVSTGSLPDFRPASIIGMGDAPALLLVTENGEIKHGALTDTGDSYRLATYARIIPISRQAIVNDDKGLFGRIPTQFANKAADLESDLVYSQLIGNPTMPDGTALFHASHGNLAAAGTEITVKTVGAGRAAMRQQKTAEGGNMTVRARFLIVGPLQETAAEQFLTAVTAAQTSNVNPFPGKLVLVVDERITDYSWYLAADPDAFDTILLAHLEGQEELFTDTHQSFEVDGIKFKARLDVTAKVLDHRGLYKNPGAAPA, encoded by the coding sequence ATGAAGAAGCCCGAACCGGCGCCGCAGGACACTGCGGAGGCCGAAGCCCGCACGGCCGCGCACCTGACGGTGGATGGTAAAGCGCCTTCGCGCCGCAGACCCCGCAATGCCCCGCCGATCGATGATGCGACCGGCATAATGACGCGCGCAGCGGCAGCTCCCGCCGACCCGGAGGAAAGGCGCCAGCCTCAGGCCGGTGGACGCGGCACCCGCGATCTCACTGTCCGTTCGGAAAGCTACAATGCTTCCAGCCGGTCGGTGGAGGCCATCCTTTCCGCCGGTTCGCCGGTCCGCCGCTACTATTTCACCGAAGAACTGGAGATCAGCGCCGAGGCGATCGACCTTGGCCGCGTGTCGCAGGGCGTTTGCCCGTTGCTCGATACGCACAACCAATATGAGGTCGATGCCGTCATCGGCCGGGTCAGCAATGTGCGCATCGAGGGCGATCAGCTGATCGGCACCCTCACGTTCTCCGACAGCGAGCGCGGCCGGGAGATCGAGCAGCGCGTTGCCAACGGTGAATTGCGCGCCATTTCTATCGGCTACCACGTCAAGCGCTGGCAGATCACCTCCACCGACGAAAATGAACATGAGACGTGGCGCGCTGTCGCCTGGGAGCTTCTCGAAGCCAGTCTCGTCCCCGTTCCCGCCGATCCGAACGCCGTGGTTCGATCAAATCCGGGCAATTCCCACGGCAATTCCCACGGCAATTCACAAGAGGAAGACGATATGCGACGCAACCTTGCTGGCGGCGCGGCTGCGGCCGCCCCCGCTGTTACCACCCCTGCACCGGCTCCCGCCGCTGCCCCTGCCGCCGAGCGCGTTGCGCCGGAGGCCACGCCCCCCGCTGCCGCTCCTGCGCCAGTTGCCGATCAGCGGGCGGCATCGATTCCCGCCTCGCGCATTCTGGACCTTTGCGCTCGTTCCGAGGATCTGGGCAGCACGTTCGCCGCCGAACTGATCCGCGTGAACGAAACGACCCCGCTGACCGAGGCCGATCTTCAGTCGCGTATGACCGATCGCCTCATCGAGGCGCGGGCGCGTCCAACATCGGACGTCCGCGCGGGTCGGTCCGGCACGGAAAGCGACGGCTACCGCCTGGCAGTGGAAGACGCCCTGTTGTTGGCAGCCAATCCGGGTCTTCGCGCCGCTGATTTCGGCATCGATGATCAGCGCGCCGAAGCCGCCCGCGAGTTCCGGGGCCTCACACTGATGGAGATGTCGCGCGACTATTGCCAGCGCACTGGCATCCGCGTCACCGGCATGGGCCGCATGGAGTTGGCAGGTGCGGCGCTCGGCATGCGCGGCGGCGCCCTCACCACCAGCGACTTCGCCTTTGCGCTCGGCAACGCGGCCAATCGCCGCGTGCGGCGTGCATTCGAGGCGGCTCCGCAGTCGTTCCGCCCGTTCGTGTCGACCGGCAGCCTGCCCGATTTCCGTCCGGCCTCCATCATCGGCATGGGCGATGCGCCCGCGCTGCTGCTGGTCACTGAGAACGGCGAGATCAAGCATGGTGCGCTGACCGACACCGGCGACAGCTACAGGCTGGCAACCTATGCGCGCATCATCCCGATCTCGCGCCAGGCGATCGTTAACGACGATAAGGGGCTGTTCGGTCGTATCCCAACGCAGTTCGCAAACAAGGCCGCCGACCTCGAATCCGATCTGGTTTACAGCCAGCTGATCGGCAATCCCACGATGCCGGACGGCACCGCCCTGTTCCACGCCAGCCACGGCAACTTGGCTGCTGCGGGCACGGAAATCACCGTTAAGACGGTTGGTGCTGGCCGGGCGGCGATGAGGCAGCAGAAGACGGCGGAGGGCGGCAATATGACCGTTCGCGCCCGCTTCCTGATCGTCGGCCCGCTTCAGGAAACCGCAGCAGAGCAGTTCCTGACTGCGGTTACTGCGGCGCAGACCTCGAACGTCAATCCCTTCCCTGGCAAGCTCGTGCTGGTAGTGGATGAGCGCATCACGGATTACAGCTGGTATCTGGCAGCCGATCCCGACGCCTTCGACACGATCCTGCTGGCGCATCTGGAGGGGCAGGAAGAACTGTTCACCGATACGCACCAGTCGTTCGAGGTCGACGGCATCAAGTTCAAGGCGCGCCTCGATGTCACGGCGAAGGTCCTTGACCATCGCGGCCTCTACAAGAACCCCGGCGCCGCCCCGGCCTAA
- a CDS encoding phage portal protein, with amino-acid sequence MNWIDRTVGYLSPVAGMRRQAARKMLERAAPRARPSRRFMGKDRDFDTVSGNPNDGRPKRYVDRMTILRLIAENPFARKALNALLNSLIGWGITGAPTGPKALRDYWAAWIKVCDYYNRHDLYGLQKLWAISMLRDGEVFIVQRLVKVPGVIPLRLQTFDKGMLATDKFGLNIERGIEYDDEGRPLAYYFYRGRKGYRWSSTETIRFPADEVIHLFDSEWVGQTEGVSLFEPIVKRLGDVEEGIEAEVVKANIAACLVGFRYRPPAQEGEDPNIGIPVDEAQERAPIEEFVPGMIETLEDGEQITFSNPPKTGGINDLARIALLASAAGVGVTYEQMTGDLSNVNFSSYKAGALENKRFIGRLQYLTFIPICLDRVFGWFSRTGWEAGYLNKPAYPMKWTPPPFESIDREGDAMADILEMEAGLESRANLLNARGYDHDPMMEEIARTRDLLGKLKLAFRGDPMTPGQSGDGDNSAANASDPNRMMMMTIARRLMSPR; translated from the coding sequence GTGAACTGGATTGACCGCACAGTCGGCTACCTCTCCCCGGTTGCAGGCATGCGTCGACAGGCGGCGCGCAAAATGCTGGAGCGAGCCGCTCCGCGCGCGCGGCCAAGCCGACGCTTCATGGGCAAGGATCGCGATTTCGACACGGTCAGCGGAAACCCGAACGACGGGCGGCCCAAGCGCTATGTCGACCGGATGACGATTCTCCGCCTGATCGCGGAAAATCCATTCGCCCGTAAGGCGCTCAATGCACTGCTCAATAGCCTGATCGGCTGGGGCATCACGGGCGCGCCAACCGGGCCGAAGGCGCTGCGCGATTATTGGGCTGCGTGGATCAAGGTCTGCGACTATTACAATCGGCACGACCTCTATGGCCTGCAAAAATTGTGGGCGATTTCCATGCTTCGCGATGGCGAAGTCTTCATCGTTCAGCGGCTGGTCAAAGTGCCGGGCGTCATCCCGCTGCGATTGCAAACCTTCGACAAGGGAATGCTGGCTACCGACAAGTTCGGCCTGAACATCGAGCGCGGCATCGAATATGACGATGAAGGCCGCCCGCTCGCCTATTATTTCTACCGTGGCCGCAAGGGCTATCGCTGGTCCTCGACCGAGACGATCCGTTTTCCCGCTGATGAGGTGATCCATCTCTTTGATAGCGAATGGGTCGGGCAGACCGAGGGCGTCAGCCTGTTCGAGCCGATCGTCAAGCGCCTGGGCGACGTCGAGGAAGGTATTGAGGCCGAGGTCGTAAAGGCCAATATCGCCGCCTGCCTGGTCGGTTTCCGCTATCGCCCGCCAGCGCAGGAAGGCGAAGACCCGAATATCGGTATTCCCGTCGATGAGGCGCAGGAACGCGCGCCTATCGAAGAGTTCGTGCCGGGCATGATCGAGACGCTGGAAGACGGCGAGCAGATCACCTTCTCGAACCCGCCAAAGACTGGTGGCATCAACGACCTTGCCCGGATCGCGCTGCTCGCGTCCGCCGCCGGCGTCGGCGTCACCTATGAACAGATGACCGGCGACCTCTCCAACGTCAATTTCTCCAGCTACAAGGCGGGCGCGCTCGAAAATAAGCGGTTCATCGGCCGTCTTCAGTATCTGACGTTCATTCCGATCTGCCTCGATCGCGTGTTCGGCTGGTTTTCACGGACGGGCTGGGAGGCGGGCTATCTCAACAAGCCTGCCTATCCGATGAAATGGACGCCGCCGCCGTTCGAATCGATCGACCGGGAAGGCGACGCGATGGCGGACATATTGGAAATGGAGGCGGGTCTTGAAAGCCGCGCCAATCTGCTGAACGCGCGCGGCTACGACCACGATCCGATGATGGAAGAGATCGCGCGCACCCGCGACCTTCTTGGAAAGCTGAAACTGGCATTCCGTGGCGATCCCATGACGCCCGGCCAGTCCGGCGACGGCGATAACAGCGCCGCCAACGCATCCGACCCCAACCGCATGATGATGATGACCATTGCGCGGCGCCTGATGTCCCCCCGCTAG
- a CDS encoding phage head-tail joining protein translates to MAFQQSDLDRLDTAIASGVRKVTFADGRATEYQNLDDMLRARDAIVGVLAKPAPGATGRRRFIVGRVGRL, encoded by the coding sequence ATGGCATTCCAGCAATCCGATCTCGATCGCCTCGACACGGCTATCGCCAGCGGCGTCCGCAAGGTGACGTTCGCGGACGGCCGTGCGACCGAATATCAAAATCTGGACGATATGCTGCGCGCGCGCGATGCGATCGTCGGCGTGCTAGCCAAGCCAGCGCCCGGCGCCACGGGCCGTCGCCGCTTCATTGTCGGAAGGGTCGGACGACTGTGA
- a CDS encoding phage terminase large subunit family protein, with the protein MSTNSSVISENPKRISTIDLTAALLRAEMARAWTPPPRISVPDWADRYRKLAKEAGSTSGNWRTSTVEVARGAMLAVTEPGVHKITGMVCTQLMKTAMIENTLGYFAHLDPGPILIVQPKEDAAEQFSKERITPLIRATPVLRKLIGSGKTRTAEETLLYKAFPGGFVALAGAGSPDNLARRPVRVVMYDEIDKYPITREGSPLDLGDERMATFAAWLSLRVCSPTIEGESLIESSYLEGDQRQASVECPDCGHRQFLDFFKHVHWVQDEESGDHKPSTAQIHCEACGVAWSEGQRLISLRTTRWHQTRPFRCCGKHQDPMEAYQRAWSEPDPSPNAPGPVDVVWDWWQSDRWAVYRAKCSDCGRWPVDNEHASFTASKLFSPWPKDAPPKIAAKWLAAKDDPDKRVTFDNTQLGKPHRRHSAKDVPAEALMKRAELWPGQVPEGAGVVTSGIDIQDDRAEIEFVAWGRGEESWSIDYQIVEGDPATDDFWKRVDAQLLRRFTRSDGREFTVTAACVDSGGHHTQRVYSFAKARLGRKIWAIKGQSARNGERSPVWPTSRPSAKNRSRFKPVILGTNAAKDSIRNRLAIEEPGPGYMHFPSVRDLGWYVQLTAERLLTKVASGRRFTVWDLPKGRANEALDCRVYAFAALQGLLQLGMKLNNVVDAVSPAPIIEAAPTIKTVSAVEGVPVTAAKAKPSKFAKRSGSWMNRRR; encoded by the coding sequence ATGTCCACCAACAGCTCAGTGATCTCGGAGAACCCGAAGCGGATTTCCACGATTGATCTGACGGCGGCCCTGCTTCGTGCCGAAATGGCGCGGGCCTGGACGCCTCCACCTCGTATCAGCGTTCCCGATTGGGCCGATCGTTACCGGAAGCTCGCAAAGGAGGCGGGCAGCACGTCCGGAAACTGGCGCACGTCGACCGTTGAGGTCGCCCGCGGCGCAATGCTGGCAGTGACTGAACCGGGGGTCCACAAGATCACCGGCATGGTCTGCACCCAGCTGATGAAGACGGCCATGATCGAGAACACGCTCGGCTATTTCGCCCACCTCGATCCCGGCCCGATACTCATCGTGCAGCCGAAGGAAGATGCGGCCGAGCAATTCTCGAAAGAGCGGATCACCCCGCTCATTCGCGCGACGCCAGTGCTTCGGAAGCTGATCGGGTCAGGAAAGACCAGAACGGCAGAAGAAACGCTGCTCTATAAGGCATTTCCGGGTGGTTTCGTCGCGCTGGCGGGTGCCGGCAGTCCAGACAACTTGGCGCGCCGCCCCGTCCGCGTCGTCATGTACGACGAAATCGACAAGTACCCGATTACGCGCGAAGGTTCACCGCTCGATCTTGGCGACGAGCGCATGGCAACTTTTGCCGCATGGCTGTCGCTGCGGGTCTGTTCGCCGACGATCGAGGGCGAAAGCCTGATCGAATCCAGCTATCTGGAGGGAGATCAGCGGCAGGCGTCGGTCGAATGCCCCGACTGTGGCCACCGCCAGTTTCTGGATTTCTTTAAGCACGTCCATTGGGTGCAGGACGAGGAAAGCGGCGACCATAAGCCGTCGACCGCGCAGATACATTGCGAGGCATGCGGGGTTGCATGGTCCGAAGGCCAGCGGCTTATATCGCTTCGCACCACCCGGTGGCATCAGACACGGCCTTTTCGATGCTGCGGCAAACATCAGGACCCGATGGAGGCCTATCAACGGGCATGGTCCGAACCGGACCCCAGCCCGAACGCCCCCGGCCCGGTCGATGTCGTCTGGGATTGGTGGCAGTCCGACCGATGGGCCGTATATCGGGCGAAATGCTCTGATTGCGGGCGATGGCCGGTCGATAACGAACATGCGTCGTTCACGGCGTCGAAGCTGTTCAGCCCGTGGCCGAAAGATGCGCCGCCCAAGATTGCAGCTAAGTGGCTTGCGGCAAAGGATGACCCCGACAAGCGGGTGACGTTCGACAATACCCAGCTGGGCAAACCTCATCGCCGTCATTCGGCCAAGGATGTCCCGGCAGAAGCGCTTATGAAGCGGGCCGAATTGTGGCCCGGCCAAGTTCCGGAAGGTGCTGGCGTCGTCACCTCCGGTATCGACATTCAGGACGACCGCGCTGAAATCGAGTTTGTGGCGTGGGGCCGCGGCGAAGAGAGTTGGTCGATCGATTATCAGATCGTTGAAGGCGATCCGGCCACCGACGATTTCTGGAAACGTGTCGATGCTCAGTTGCTCCGACGGTTCACACGTTCCGATGGCCGCGAGTTCACCGTTACTGCGGCGTGCGTCGATTCGGGCGGCCATCACACGCAACGTGTTTATTCGTTCGCAAAAGCCCGGCTGGGGCGGAAAATCTGGGCGATCAAGGGGCAAAGCGCCAGAAACGGCGAACGCTCCCCGGTTTGGCCGACTTCCCGACCCAGCGCCAAGAACCGGTCTCGGTTCAAGCCGGTCATTCTGGGCACAAACGCCGCGAAGGACTCGATCCGCAACCGCCTGGCGATAGAAGAGCCGGGACCGGGCTATATGCACTTTCCGTCCGTTCGCGACTTGGGCTGGTACGTCCAGCTGACAGCCGAACGGTTGCTGACCAAGGTCGCGTCTGGCCGTCGCTTCACCGTTTGGGATCTGCCGAAGGGCCGAGCCAACGAAGCGCTGGATTGCCGTGTCTATGCTTTCGCTGCGCTCCAGGGGCTTTTGCAGCTGGGCATGAAACTCAACAATGTGGTGGATGCGGTATCGCCCGCGCCGATCATCGAGGCCGCGCCGACGATAAAAACCGTTTCTGCCGTAGAGGGGGTGCCCGTCACCGCCGCCAAGGCCAAACCCTCGAAGTTCGCAAAGCGATCGGGAAGCTGGATGAACAGGAGGCGATGA